The Lolium rigidum isolate FL_2022 chromosome 2, APGP_CSIRO_Lrig_0.1, whole genome shotgun sequence genomic interval TGTCCCATTTGGCTCTTACTTTGAGGTATTTCGCATACATGTTCTGAAATATCCTACGTCCCTGATTCTGACATAGTAAAACCAGAATAGTATCTTTTAAAGTGTTTCAAAGACTAACTTGTGCCCTTCTGGACCCGATTTAATAACATTAACCGCAATTCAGTTAATCGTGTATAATATTTAGAACCTACACCTTAATGATTTTTTATTAACCTAATAATGTACTCATATACACCCTAAGATAGAAATGGTAGTAAACAGCAAACAAAATTCCTATCTTAACCACTTTATTCCCTATGTCAGCCCACAAAACATTTGGTTTTGCTAGTAGATACGTAAATATTTTTGCCTGCAGGACAATTGTAGCTGATGCTTTGGTTTTACTGTTGCAGATCCACTGCAGGTGGTCTCTAAGAACGACCTCTAGTTCAACATGTCAAGTGGATATAAAGATTGGTAGGTTGAATTTCAATCAAGTTTACTTTCATAAAAATTACTCCTGAGTTTATGCAGCACAAGATGCATCAGGTAATATTATTCATTTAAACTTTGTGCACTTAATAGGTGTCAACATGAAGAAATGGTGCATTTTGCAATCAAAAATAAAATCAGGAGCAACTGACGAGGTACGTCACACCATCTTATCCATTTTAAGGTCTCCTATGAACGAACAAGTGCTGGCAACATAGAACACCGATAATATTCACATCTGTAACATGAAATAAATGGCATGGTTTAGAATCCTAACCGTTTACCCTCTTTATATAATTGTTGCATCAAAATCCAGCATCAGAAGCTAATTCATTATAATCCAGAGTACATGGATCAGCCTGATAACAATTGAtgaaagaacaaaaaaaatttGGGCTTCAGGAAAGCTCTTCGGTTGTTAGGCATCACTTGTCTTTAAGGTATAAAATTAAGAATATGAGAAGAATATGATAATATGACTCCACGTTGATCTGCAGCAGAAGCATGCAAACCTCAATTAATGTAAACCATAGAAACCATATACGAAATCAGGAACCTAATTTGATCTTTTATAAACAGTATTTGACTGTCTTCCTAACATGACCTGGACCTTCTGGTACAGTACAGGAGAGAAGTTTGCAAGATTTTGGAGGCTGCCAGTGATTATACCCTCAGAGCCGAGTCAAATGGCCCAGCAAGTGACGATACTGTGGCGATATCCTCGGCATAAAGACCCGCAGAAGAAATCCACCTGCATAGTTCCATGGACATATACAAACAAAACATATTTGCAAGATGTGGAGGCTTCTTGCACCATAACCTGAAAGCTTCATCGAAGAGTCAAGACAGTAATGCTATTGCAGCCTACAATCTTGAAGACAGTCAAATACAGTTGAAACGACCAAAAAGGTCCACCTAGCACACCAAACGCTTCAAAATGTGTTgactgtcaagaaggagaagaatTACTCCTGTAAAGTAGCATATCATTGTGAATAGGCCAACCTAGGTCCAAACCAATGAAAAAGAGAGGGCAGATGATCCTAATCCATCTCATCCCTGTAAATCCATGTACTTTCTCTGTTATATAAGTGACAAAACAAAAATTACATCAAATTATCGACTGACCTAAAAAAGAAGCTGACTTTTCTACACCCTATTTTTGTACATGGACAACGAACAACAGGATGGTAGACCTTATGGTAATGCTATCGATTATTTACATATACTATAAAGTGCGCCACCTGGTTTCCCGTAAAGGCTGCAATGATGAGTTCATGACAATAATCATTTCCGTGACCTGAGATCATTCTCAAGTTTTTTCATCTTTGTCTCTTGCGCTTTGAGATCCTTTTCAAGTTTATTGATCTTCGATTCTTGTTCTTTTGTTACCAGAGTGAGGGTCCTGACATCTAAAGCCCCAGAGAGTTCATTCAATGACTGGACCTGCAATAAGGTTGAGAAGAAGAATTAAGCCGGATTTACTTTCCGAAATGTTTATGAATCATACACATGTCCCATTGAAAACTAGTCACCATTTCTATTCACTACTCATAATCAACTAATTATTATAATTGCAAGTGCAACAATTACAATTTGGGGTAGAAAATATTATCCACTCTTTGTAATGTTAGATAATAGTGAAACACGATGTATAGAAGGTATGTTTTAGACACTGAATTCATTATATATGGTACAAGTACAAACTGTTTGGTTAGTTTTGACACAAAAACCGAGGAAAATACATTGGGTATAATCGTGTAAGGGCTCTGCAAACAATccactttttttttcgagaatacaaaaCAGTCCACTTGTGATATTGCTTTCTATCTGAGGTCTTGATGAAATAAGTTGCAGTTTGAGTTTAGCAGGTGTTGGCAACTTGGCATTCCCTGGCTGTTGGGTACTCTTAAGAACCTGAAACTAAACTTGGGTGGAACTCATGAACTAGTGAATTTTGTGGAAGTTAACCCAATTCAATAGTCTTGTCTTAAGTTATTCCAGCACGTGATACTAGAGCAGGGGGCATAAAATTGCCTTATAACAGATCATTTGTACTCATTCAAAATTTCTAAGCTGCTGAGTTAAATAACTTTAGTTGTTTCTCATGTTAGATTATGCACTGGGAAACACAGAAACAAATTGAGAAATGACTTTTCATTATATCTTGATATGGTCATCTCAGTCAAAGATTGCTTGAAAGGGTCAATAATAAATCGTATCATTCTAATGAGTACTAACCTTCTCAAGGAGTTGCAACCGTTGATCCATATCATTAACAGAAGCGCCCTGTCTTGTAATCACGTGGACGACATACATCAGGTGGGTTTGCAGAAACCCCGAACAATGCCTATCAAGAGAACACTGCGCAAAGGCTGTTTCACAGCCAACTCCATAAAACGGGCAGTTGATAAGCTTCATAGGGCAGACTGTTTCACAATGTTTGTCCATCTTGGACCGCATAACCTGTTGCTCGCACAGCTGCTCACATGGTAAGAGCTTGAAAGGGCAGATGGAGTCATGCTTTTCGATATGAACAGCACAACAAGAAACTGCACATCCATCATTCGTGCAGTTAACTATCCTAAATTTGCATTGACTTTCGTGCTCAGCTAGCTTCTCTGGTGTGTCAAATCTCTCAGGGCAATGGAAAGTGCATTTCACGTCGATTTTCCTCAGAATAGCATCTGTGGTCGCCTTCCTTTCATCCTCGGCCCACACGTTTTCCGTCTCTAACTTTTGCACGAAGTCTTTAATTTTGTTGAGGCGGCTTTCGCTAGAGAAAAAACCAGAGACATGGCTCATCATATTCCTCTTTGAGGTCACAAAATCATCGACCAAGTCCGACAGGAACTCCGTCGGCAAGGTGGATGCTTTTGTTAACTGATCTGAACGAACCTGATGTCCGTCCATAGATTCGGGAAGCGGTTCACATCTCTGAATCATGTACCCTGCTAGCTCTGTCTTCATGCCACCAGCAACAGACGATGGGCTCTTGAAGATATCGCCAGTGGTTTTGTCCACTGAAGCCGTGGCCAATGCTTGAAGTAAGAGCTGTGTCATGCTATGTACAACCTCCGTGTCACATAGATTGCACTGAAATTTTAGGAGCTTGCCCTCTTCCGTGTCCACAAGCTCTTCCGGGTCCACGAGGTTGTCCATTGGAAATGCAGCTAGTTATGGTTGAATCAGTAGAATTTCATCCTGAAAAATAAAGGGGGTTGGATGGATAAAGAAACAGTTAGTCTGTCATGTCGTAAAGCGATCTGTTAAGGGTGGTGCACTGTAGCTTTGCATGTCGTAAACGATTGGCCCTGATGCAATCTAGGTTTCTATTAGCAACATGACCCACTATGGAGAATTCAATTCAGAATATCTTTAAGGGAATGCAGCCTACAACCTGTACAGCCGATTTTTATGCAGTCACCATGAAAATCACACCACAGCAGGCCAGCAGGTTCAAGGCCAAAAGGACAAATTGCTGAATCCGTAGCAACCAGGAGCTGTATAGTTAAAATGGCTCTGTACCACTCTTCCGATAAGTAGCCAAATTCCCACAACagaacgattttttttttttccttttaacgAAATTTCAACTACAGAACTACGGCACAATCAAGCCCCGAATGGACAGAATGTTGAGGCAGTGGTCATCCCACAAGCAATCAGTAGCTGAATTAATATGGCCTTCCGTGGTGTTAACGCTACCCTAGCGGACGGATAAATTCGCCTCCGACGGCAACGCCGACTAACCTTGCACAGCCACCGgcgaggagtaggaggaggaggcctcGAGGCTCGAGGAGGATCCACCGGGAATCAGGGGCAGCAGTTCACGGGCCACCGGGCCAGGACGGCTCGCCGCCGGTAAGGAAACGATCGGCGGGGAGCTTGCGGGGCGTTGAAGAGACCTGAGAGGAGAGCGCGCCGCTGCGCCGGGGAGAGAACCGGTCGCAGTACGACTGACGACGTTCTCGCCGCTGGAACTGGGCTCGTTCTCCAGGGCACTGGGCCGCGGGCCCGCGGGCCGCATCTATCTGGGCCATTTATCGGATCGGACGGCGAAAAAAAAATCCCCACCGTGCTGCATTTTCCGTCGGCAAGCATCCAGGACCTTCCAGAAGACCAGAACCCGTCGCCATCGCGCCACCAGAGCCGAAAACCCTAGCCCCGCAAGGGAGAGCCCCGCCGCGCCGCGCGGGCAGCCAGCCATGgacgccgtccggaagcagctggACCAGCTCATGGGCGCAAACCGCAACGGCGACGCCCGGGAGGTCAGCCGCAAGTACTACGACCGCGACGTCTGCCGCCGCTTCCTCGCCGGCCTCTGCCCCCACGACCTCTTCCAGCTCACCGTGCGTATATATCCCCTTCCTTCATTGGAATGCCGATCGGGACTTAAAACTCCGGCTCGCCTCCCATCGCTGATacgttttttgtttgtttgttggtGTTCTGCAGAAGGTGGACATGGGCCCGTGCCCTAAGCTGCATTCGTTGCAGCTGCGTAAGGAGTATCCTGCTTACCCGAATTCCATCTCGTTTTTCTGCGTCTAATTTGAGTAATTTCCCCTTATAATAGTTCGCATTGGATAGATATTTGGCTCGTTGATTTTGCTGGGCTTGGATAATGGAGTGAACGGGGTCATGGATCATGTAGTGTGGGCGACATATACTCATTTTAATTTTATTAGTACAGACCTCCATATTAGTGAAAATGAAGCTTTGTAATATTATTTGGGTGTTTTGTGGACTGCTAACAACAGCATACAGTTAAGCTTGAGGTTGGCATCAGTATAATGTGCAGGGTAAGGAAATTTATTTGGTTGGATAATAAGATTTGAGATGAAGCC includes:
- the LOC124687740 gene encoding TNF receptor-associated factor family protein DDB_G0267744-like, which produces MDNLVDPEELVDTEEGKLLKFQCNLCDTEVVHSMTQLLLQALATASVDKTTGDIFKSPSSVAGGMKTELAGYMIQRCEPLPESMDGHQVRSDQLTKASTLPTEFLSDLVDDFVTSKRNMMSHVSGFFSSESRLNKIKDFVQKLETENVWAEDERKATTDAILRKIDVKCTFHCPERFDTPEKLAEHESQCKFRIVNCTNDGCAVSCCAVHIEKHDSICPFKLLPCEQLCEQQVMRSKMDKHCETVCPMKLINCPFYGVGCETAFAQCSLDRHCSGFLQTHLMYVVHVITRQGASVNDMDQRLQLLEKVQSLNELSGALDVRTLTLVTKEQESKINKLEKDLKAQETKMKKLENDLRSRK